Proteins encoded by one window of Streptomyces sp. LX-29:
- the pdxT gene encoding pyridoxal 5'-phosphate synthase glutaminase subunit PdxT: MSTPLIGVLALQGDVHEHLVALAAADAQARPIRRPEELAEVDGLVIPGGESTTMSKLAVIFGMLEPLRERVRAGLPVYGTCAGMIMVADKILDGREDQETLGGIDMIVRRNAFGRQNESFEAAIDVAGVEGGPVEGVFIRAPWVESVGAAAEVLATYDGHTVAVRQGNVLATSFHPELTGDHRVHALFVDMVRAARR; this comes from the coding sequence GTGTCCACCCCCCTCATCGGTGTTCTCGCCCTGCAGGGCGACGTCCACGAGCACCTCGTCGCGCTCGCCGCGGCCGACGCCCAGGCCCGTCCGATCCGCCGCCCCGAGGAGCTCGCCGAGGTCGACGGCCTGGTGATCCCCGGTGGCGAGTCCACCACGATGTCGAAGCTCGCCGTCATCTTCGGGATGCTGGAGCCGCTGCGCGAGCGGGTGCGTGCCGGGCTGCCGGTCTACGGCACCTGCGCCGGCATGATCATGGTCGCGGACAAGATCCTGGACGGCCGCGAGGACCAGGAGACCCTCGGCGGCATCGACATGATCGTGCGCCGTAACGCCTTCGGTCGCCAGAACGAGTCCTTCGAGGCCGCGATCGACGTCGCCGGCGTCGAAGGCGGGCCCGTCGAGGGCGTGTTCATCCGCGCCCCCTGGGTGGAGTCGGTGGGCGCCGCCGCCGAGGTGCTCGCCACCTACGACGGCCACACCGTCGCGGTCCGCCAGGGCAACGTGCTGGCCACGTCGTTCCACCCGGAGCTCACCGGCGACCACCGGGTGCACGCCCTGTTCGTCGACATGGTCCGCGCGGCACGGCGGTAG
- a CDS encoding YebC/PmpR family DNA-binding transcriptional regulator, with translation MSGHSKWATTKHKKAVIDAKRGKLFAKLIKNIEVAARMGGADLDGNPTLYDAVQKAKKQSVPNKNIDSAIKRGAGLEAGGADYQTIMYEGYGPNGVAVLIECLTDNRNRAASDVRVAMTRNGGSMADPGSVSYLFNRKGVVIVAKGELTEDDVLGAVLEAGAEEVNDLGESFEVVSEASDLVAVRTALQEAGIDYDSADANFLPTMQVELDEEGARKIFKLIDALEDSDDVQNVFANFDVSDDVMAKVDA, from the coding sequence ATGTCCGGCCACTCTAAATGGGCTACGACGAAGCACAAGAAGGCCGTGATCGACGCCAAGCGCGGCAAGCTCTTCGCGAAGCTCATCAAGAACATCGAGGTCGCGGCGCGCATGGGCGGCGCCGACCTGGACGGTAACCCGACGCTCTACGACGCCGTCCAGAAGGCGAAGAAGCAGTCGGTCCCCAACAAGAACATCGACTCCGCCATCAAGCGCGGTGCCGGTCTCGAGGCGGGCGGCGCCGACTACCAGACGATCATGTACGAGGGCTACGGTCCGAACGGCGTCGCGGTGCTGATCGAGTGCCTGACCGACAACCGCAACCGTGCCGCCTCCGACGTGCGCGTCGCCATGACCCGCAACGGCGGCTCGATGGCCGACCCGGGCTCGGTCTCGTACCTGTTCAACCGCAAGGGCGTCGTGATCGTCGCCAAGGGCGAGCTGACCGAGGACGACGTCCTGGGCGCGGTCCTGGAGGCGGGCGCCGAGGAGGTCAACGACCTCGGCGAGTCCTTCGAGGTGGTCTCCGAGGCCAGCGACCTGGTCGCGGTCCGCACCGCCCTGCAGGAGGCCGGCATCGACTACGACTCGGCCGACGCCAACTTCCTCCCCACCATGCAGGTGGAGCTGGACGAGGAGGGCGCGCGCAAGATCTTCAAGCTGATCGACGCGCTGGAGGACAGCGACGACGTGCAGAACGTCTTCGCCAACTTCGACGTCTCCGACGACGTGATGGCCAAGGTCGACGCCTGA
- the pdxS gene encoding pyridoxal 5'-phosphate synthase lyase subunit PdxS, with the protein MSSTLPSTPRPDEAPATGTARVKRGMAEQLKGGVIMDVVTPEQAKIAEDAGAVAVMALERVPADIRKDGGVARMSDPDMIEGIINAVSIPVMAKSRIGHFVEAQVLQSLGVDYIDESEVLTPADEVNHSDKWSFTTPFVCGATNLGEALRRIAEGAAMIRSKGEAGTGNVVEAVRHLRQIKNEIAKLRGFDNHELYAAAKELRAPYELVKEVAELGKLPVVLFSAGGVATPADAALMRQLGAEGVFVGSGIFKSGDPAKRAAAIVKATTFYDDPKIIADASRNLGEAMVGINCDTLPEAERYAKRGW; encoded by the coding sequence GTGTCCAGCACGCTCCCCAGCACGCCCCGGCCCGACGAGGCTCCCGCGACCGGCACCGCCCGCGTGAAGCGCGGCATGGCCGAGCAGCTCAAGGGCGGCGTGATCATGGACGTCGTCACCCCGGAGCAGGCGAAGATCGCCGAGGACGCCGGCGCCGTCGCGGTGATGGCCCTGGAGCGGGTCCCGGCCGACATCCGTAAGGACGGCGGCGTCGCCCGCATGTCCGACCCGGACATGATCGAGGGCATCATCAACGCCGTCTCGATCCCGGTCATGGCCAAGTCCCGCATCGGCCACTTCGTCGAGGCCCAGGTGCTCCAGTCGCTCGGCGTGGACTACATCGACGAGTCCGAGGTGCTGACCCCGGCCGACGAGGTCAACCACTCCGACAAGTGGTCCTTCACCACGCCCTTCGTCTGCGGCGCCACCAACCTGGGCGAGGCCCTGCGCCGCATCGCCGAGGGCGCGGCCATGATCCGCTCCAAGGGCGAGGCCGGCACCGGCAACGTCGTCGAGGCCGTCCGCCACCTGCGTCAGATCAAGAACGAGATCGCCAAGCTGCGCGGCTTCGACAACCACGAGCTGTACGCCGCCGCCAAGGAGCTGCGCGCCCCGTACGAGCTGGTCAAGGAGGTCGCCGAGCTCGGCAAGCTGCCGGTCGTGCTGTTCTCCGCCGGTGGCGTCGCCACCCCGGCCGACGCGGCCCTGATGCGCCAGCTCGGCGCCGAGGGCGTCTTCGTCGGCTCCGGCATCTTCAAGTCCGGCGACCCGGCCAAGCGTGCCGCCGCCATCGTGAAGGCCACCACCTTCTACGACGACCCGAAGATCATTGCGGACGCGTCCCGCAACCTCGGCGAGGCCATGGTCGGCATCAACTGCGACACCCTGCCCGAGGCCGAGCGCTACGCCAAGCGCGGCTGGTAG